One genomic segment of Pedobacter endophyticus includes these proteins:
- the purL gene encoding phosphoribosylformylglycinamidine synthase, whose translation MIHFFLSQSQAIFVLQTDTTLSPDDITKLEWLFGGAKISQQTTLTGFFVGPRAAMITPWSTNAVEITQNMDMQGIIRIEEFKAVAEDFSDYDPMLSQKYDKLDQEIYTINIKPEPILEITDIAAYNKQEGLSLSDEEVEYLNSLAAQIQRPLTDSEVFGFSQVNSEHCRHKIFNGKFVIDGVEQETSLFKLIRKTSEQNPNDIVSAYKDNVAFIKGPKVQQFAPKRADVPEYYTTSDFDSVISLKAETHNFPTTVEPFNGAATGSGGEIRDRLAGGQGSLPLAGTAVYMTALSRLADDRPWENGVEERQWLYQTPMDILIKASNGATDFGNKFGQPLITGSVLTFEHDEHLDKLNVTPRKLGFDKVIMLAGGIGYGKADQAQKQKPQEGDNIVILGGENYRIGMGGAAVSSADTGQHGSGIELNAIQRSNPEMQKRAANAVRGMVESDHNSIISIHDHGAGGHLNCLSELVEETGGLINLDKLPVGDPTLSAKEIIGNESQERMGLVIGNEHIETLQKIADRERSPMYTVGKVTGDHRFTFKSETSGIKPMDLELAAMFGSSPKIVMEDQTVDRKYDEVTYNKAELNTYLEQVLQLEAVAAKDWLTNKVDRCVGGRVAKQQTAGPLQLPLNNCGVMALDFQGKEGIATSVGHAPISALIDPAAGSRNAIAESLSNIVWAPLKDGLKSVSLSANWMWACKNEGEDARLYTAVKACSDFAIDLGINIPTGKDSLSMKQKYKDGDVIAPGTVIISAGGNCNDITKVVEPVLQKDGGSIYYINLSSDTYKLGGSSFAQILNKIGSETPDIKDADQFAKAFNTIQQLIKEDKIQAGHDIGSGGLITTLLEMCFADRELGASIDLSPLAEQDIIKLLFAENIALVFQADASVESALTKAGVAFHKIGEVTGSATLEVKNSTESFSFDIDHLRDVWFKTSYLLDSKQTGNGLAKERYDNYKNHLLKYSFPAQFDGKKPTIDASKPRPKAAIIREKGSNSERELANAMYLAGFDVKDVHMTDLITGRETLEDIQFIGAVGGFSNSDVLGSAKGWAGAFLYNEKAKVALEKFFARPDTLSVGVCNGCQLFVELGLINQDHEEKPKMLHNKSGKHESIFTSLTLQENNSVMLSSLAGSTLGVWVSHGEGRFSLPYAEEKYKIVAKYAYETYPASPNGSDYNTAMMCDETGRHLVMMPHIERSVFQWHWANYPAGRKDEVTPWMEAFVNARKWIEAKVEGRG comes from the coding sequence ATGATTCATTTCTTCCTTAGTCAATCGCAGGCGATTTTCGTATTACAAACCGACACAACGCTATCCCCAGATGATATTACTAAACTTGAATGGTTATTTGGCGGTGCCAAAATCTCGCAACAAACAACCCTAACCGGTTTTTTTGTTGGACCAAGAGCAGCGATGATTACCCCATGGAGCACCAACGCGGTAGAAATTACCCAAAACATGGACATGCAGGGCATTATCAGAATAGAAGAATTTAAAGCCGTTGCCGAAGATTTTTCCGACTATGATCCGATGCTTTCTCAAAAATATGATAAGCTTGATCAGGAAATTTACACCATTAATATTAAGCCTGAGCCGATTTTAGAAATTACCGATATTGCCGCTTACAACAAACAAGAAGGCTTATCTTTAAGCGATGAAGAAGTTGAATATTTAAACTCCCTTGCTGCTCAAATACAGAGACCTTTAACTGATTCAGAGGTTTTTGGATTTTCGCAGGTAAACTCAGAACATTGTCGCCACAAAATCTTCAACGGAAAGTTTGTAATCGACGGTGTTGAACAAGAAACTTCTCTTTTTAAACTGATCCGTAAAACATCTGAGCAAAACCCTAACGATATTGTTTCTGCTTACAAAGATAACGTAGCCTTTATAAAAGGCCCGAAAGTACAGCAGTTTGCACCTAAACGTGCCGACGTTCCAGAATATTACACCACAAGCGATTTCGATTCGGTGATCTCGTTAAAGGCCGAAACGCACAATTTCCCGACCACGGTTGAGCCATTTAATGGTGCTGCAACAGGTTCTGGTGGCGAAATTAGAGACCGTTTAGCCGGCGGACAAGGCTCTTTACCTTTAGCCGGAACTGCGGTTTACATGACCGCACTTTCTCGCTTAGCTGATGACCGCCCTTGGGAAAACGGCGTTGAAGAGCGACAATGGTTGTACCAAACGCCAATGGATATCCTGATAAAAGCATCAAACGGTGCTACAGATTTCGGTAATAAGTTCGGTCAACCGCTAATTACAGGTTCAGTGCTTACGTTTGAACACGACGAACATCTCGACAAGCTTAATGTAACACCTAGAAAACTTGGTTTCGATAAGGTAATTATGCTTGCTGGTGGTATTGGTTATGGCAAGGCCGATCAGGCACAAAAACAAAAACCACAAGAGGGCGATAACATTGTAATTCTTGGTGGCGAAAATTATAGAATCGGGATGGGTGGAGCAGCAGTTTCATCGGCCGACACTGGCCAACATGGCTCAGGTATAGAGTTAAACGCCATCCAAAGATCGAACCCCGAAATGCAAAAGCGTGCGGCAAACGCCGTTCGTGGAATGGTTGAGAGCGATCACAACTCGATTATCTCTATTCATGATCACGGCGCTGGCGGACACTTAAACTGTTTATCGGAGCTGGTTGAGGAAACTGGCGGATTGATCAATTTGGACAAACTTCCGGTTGGCGACCCTACCCTATCTGCAAAAGAGATCATCGGAAACGAATCTCAGGAAAGAATGGGATTGGTAATCGGCAACGAACATATCGAAACCTTACAAAAAATCGCCGATCGCGAGCGCTCGCCCATGTACACCGTGGGTAAGGTAACCGGCGATCATCGCTTTACTTTCAAATCGGAAACTTCGGGCATTAAGCCAATGGATCTGGAATTGGCAGCCATGTTTGGCAGCTCGCCAAAAATCGTAATGGAAGATCAAACCGTTGATCGCAAATATGACGAAGTAACCTATAACAAAGCCGAGCTAAACACCTATTTAGAGCAGGTTTTACAATTGGAGGCCGTAGCCGCTAAAGATTGGTTAACCAACAAAGTCGATCGTTGTGTAGGCGGCCGAGTGGCCAAGCAACAAACCGCCGGGCCTTTACAATTGCCTCTAAATAACTGTGGCGTAATGGCTTTAGATTTCCAGGGCAAGGAAGGTATCGCCACTTCGGTGGGCCATGCCCCTATTTCTGCCTTGATTGATCCCGCTGCCGGTAGTCGCAATGCCATTGCAGAATCTCTATCCAACATTGTTTGGGCACCTTTAAAAGATGGTCTCAAAAGCGTTTCGCTTTCGGCCAACTGGATGTGGGCCTGTAAAAACGAAGGCGAAGATGCCCGTTTATATACCGCCGTTAAAGCTTGCTCGGATTTTGCCATCGACCTTGGAATCAATATTCCAACCGGAAAAGATTCGCTGTCGATGAAACAAAAATATAAAGACGGCGATGTAATTGCACCCGGAACCGTTATCATTTCTGCAGGCGGCAATTGTAACGACATTACAAAAGTGGTTGAGCCCGTACTTCAAAAAGATGGTGGATCGATTTATTACATCAACCTTTCCAGCGATACCTATAAATTGGGCGGTTCATCTTTTGCGCAAATCTTAAATAAGATAGGCTCAGAAACACCCGATATTAAAGATGCTGATCAGTTTGCTAAAGCGTTTAACACCATTCAACAATTAATTAAGGAAGATAAAATTCAGGCTGGACACGATATTGGCAGCGGTGGCTTAATTACAACCTTATTAGAAATGTGTTTTGCCGACCGCGAGTTGGGTGCATCGATTGATCTGTCTCCGTTGGCAGAGCAAGATATAATTAAGTTACTATTTGCCGAGAACATTGCCCTCGTTTTTCAGGCCGATGCATCCGTTGAAAGTGCCTTAACCAAGGCCGGTGTTGCTTTCCATAAAATTGGCGAGGTAACCGGATCAGCTACACTGGAGGTTAAAAATTCGACAGAGAGTTTCAGTTTTGATATCGACCATCTGCGTGATGTTTGGTTCAAAACATCATACTTATTAGATAGCAAGCAAACCGGAAATGGTTTAGCAAAAGAGCGTTACGACAATTACAAAAACCACCTTTTAAAATACAGTTTCCCGGCTCAGTTTGATGGTAAGAAACCTACGATCGATGCATCAAAACCACGCCCGAAAGCAGCAATAATCCGCGAAAAGGGAAGCAACTCCGAGCGTGAACTGGCCAATGCAATGTATTTAGCAGGCTTCGATGTAAAAGATGTGCACATGACGGATTTGATTACCGGCAGAGAAACTTTGGAAGACATTCAATTTATCGGCGCCGTTGGTGGTTTCTCTAACTCCGATGTTTTAGGATCGGCAAAAGGTTGGGCCGGAGCATTTTTATACAATGAAAAAGCAAAAGTCGCCTTAGAAAAATTCTTTGCTCGCCCCGACACCTTATCCGTTGGCGTTTGTAATGGATGTCAATTGTTTGTTGAGCTTGGCTTGATTAATCAAGATCATGAGGAAAAACCGAAAATGTTGCACAACAAGAGCGGGAAGCACGAAAGTATTTTCACTTCATTAACCTTGCAAGAAAACAACTCGGTTATGCTATCATCGCTCGCGGGCAGCACCTTGGGCGTTTGGGTATCGCATGGCGAAGGAAGATTTTCGTTGCCTTACGCAGAAGAAAAATATAAAATTGTAGCCAAATATGCCTACGAAACTTATCCGGCCAGCCCGAACGGTTCCGATTACAACACCGCAATGATGTGCGATGAAACTGGTCGCCATTTGGTAATGATGCCACACATCGAGCGCTCCGTATTTCAATGGCATTGGGCTAATTATCCAGCCGGAAGAAAAGACGAAGTTACCCCATGGATGGAAGCCTTTGTAAACGCCAGAAAATGGATTGAGGCTAAGGTTGAAGGAAGAGGGTAG
- a CDS encoding energy transducer TonB, whose translation MFNSSINVYKTEWLDLVFADRNKKYGAYQLRAKSSTIITKALFLSSAFFLLLFFAPLIYGKLFPKELLVEKTPTVVELDNVIHQMKKPVEEPEKKVEPAKAEPVKVKTVALSQNIVVVDKEDLAPPPTIDDIKLAVVSNVTQDGIIAPNAVIANTKGGGEGTGLGKEGEGGGDPNAIIDATGVDEYPEFTGGPKAWSKYMERNLRYPYQAQEEGVKGKVFVSFVVEKDGSVTDVKVLKGIGFGCDEEAIKVIKKSPLWKPGKNKGVPVRVRYNMAINFQMM comes from the coding sequence ATGTTCAACTCATCGATTAACGTATACAAAACCGAGTGGCTCGATCTTGTATTTGCAGACCGCAACAAAAAGTATGGCGCCTACCAGTTAAGGGCTAAATCATCAACCATTATTACCAAGGCGCTGTTCTTATCGTCGGCATTTTTTCTGCTCTTGTTTTTTGCTCCTTTAATATACGGTAAGCTTTTTCCGAAAGAGCTATTGGTAGAAAAGACCCCAACGGTTGTAGAACTGGATAATGTAATTCACCAAATGAAGAAACCCGTTGAGGAGCCAGAAAAAAAGGTTGAACCGGCAAAGGCCGAGCCCGTAAAAGTTAAAACCGTGGCACTTTCGCAAAATATTGTGGTAGTGGATAAAGAAGATCTTGCACCTCCACCAACAATAGATGATATTAAACTTGCTGTTGTTAGCAATGTAACGCAAGATGGAATTATAGCACCAAACGCGGTAATTGCCAATACGAAGGGTGGCGGTGAAGGAACTGGCCTGGGCAAAGAAGGAGAGGGCGGGGGCGACCCGAATGCTATTATTGATGCTACGGGGGTAGATGAATACCCTGAATTTACGGGTGGCCCAAAAGCCTGGTCTAAATACATGGAGCGCAATTTAAGGTACCCATACCAGGCGCAAGAAGAAGGTGTGAAAGGAAAGGTGTTTGTAAGCTTTGTGGTAGAAAAAGACGGTTCGGTAACTGATGTTAAGGTTTTAAAGGGAATTGGTTTTGGCTGCGATGAAGAAGCTATTAAGGTAATCAAAAAATCGCCCCTTTGGAAACCTGGCAAAAATAAAGGTGTTCCTGTTCGCGTGAGATATAATATGGCGATTAACTTTCAAATGATGTAA
- a CDS encoding glutamine synthetase III family protein, whose translation MKSLRTIALKEAQNRISPEVKSPSSKISDFFGANVFDKKKMRDFLSKDVYEKLISSINQGELINTDDANQIATAMKSWAMSAGATHYTHWFQPLTGTTAEKHDSFFEPSGEGAIEKFAGSALVQQEPDASSFPNGGIRNTFEARGYTAWDPSSPAFIMDSKAGKTLCIPTVFVSYTGEALDYKAPLLKALAALDKAAVDVCQYFDKSITKVNASLGIEQEYFLVDESLFNARPDLLLTGRALFGHMSAKGQQLEDHYFGSIPERVFTYMVDFENEALKLGIPLKTRHNEVAPSQFECAPIYEEINLAIDHNQLLMDLMEKVARRHHFRVLLHEKPYAGINGSGKHNNWSLITDTGKNLLSPGKTPKNNLMFLAFFVNTIKAVSEHADLLRASIASVSNDHRLGANEAPPAIISIFLGSQLNDVLDEIEHSRISKKIKEDNALWLGIPKIPQILLDNTDRNRTSPFAFTGNKFELRAVGSSANSSAPMTILNAIMAEQLTKFKVEVDKLIKKGDKKDIALLTVIKKYIKESKSIRFEGNGYSQEWEDEAATRGLSNIKTTPKALDAYLTEKSAELFATTGIYSSREIHARHEIMLENFYKKLQIEARVMGEVANTSIIPAAIAYQNSLIENVKGLKEIGVDSKTSIDIVKKLSEHLDIVKTNIDAMLEERKVTNKIEDTREKAIAYDEKVKSYFDTIRYHADKLEQIVDDSVWPLPKFRELLFMK comes from the coding sequence ATGAAAAGCTTAAGAACCATCGCATTAAAAGAGGCTCAAAACAGAATTTCTCCTGAAGTTAAATCTCCTTCGTCGAAAATTTCTGACTTTTTCGGCGCTAATGTATTTGATAAGAAAAAAATGAGAGATTTCTTATCTAAAGACGTGTATGAGAAATTAATTTCATCTATCAATCAAGGTGAGTTAATTAATACCGATGATGCTAACCAGATTGCAACCGCAATGAAATCGTGGGCTATGAGCGCTGGTGCAACACACTATACACACTGGTTTCAGCCATTAACAGGTACAACTGCCGAAAAACACGACTCATTTTTTGAGCCAAGTGGCGAAGGTGCAATCGAGAAATTTGCAGGAAGCGCGTTAGTTCAACAAGAGCCAGATGCATCAAGTTTCCCTAACGGTGGTATTCGTAATACTTTCGAAGCACGTGGTTATACCGCATGGGACCCATCGTCTCCAGCTTTCATTATGGATAGCAAAGCAGGTAAAACCCTTTGTATTCCAACCGTATTTGTATCGTACACAGGTGAAGCTTTAGATTATAAAGCACCTTTATTAAAAGCATTAGCAGCGTTGGATAAAGCAGCTGTAGATGTTTGCCAATATTTCGATAAAAGCATTACCAAGGTAAACGCCTCGTTGGGTATTGAGCAAGAATATTTCCTGGTTGATGAATCGTTATTTAACGCCCGTCCTGATTTATTGTTAACTGGTCGTGCTTTGTTCGGACACATGTCTGCAAAAGGCCAGCAATTAGAAGATCACTATTTCGGATCAATCCCAGAGCGTGTATTTACTTACATGGTCGATTTCGAAAATGAGGCTTTAAAGTTAGGTATTCCTTTAAAAACACGTCATAACGAGGTTGCGCCTTCACAATTTGAATGTGCTCCAATTTACGAAGAAATTAACCTGGCTATCGATCACAATCAATTGTTGATGGATTTGATGGAAAAAGTTGCCCGTCGTCACCATTTCCGTGTTTTATTGCACGAAAAACCATATGCAGGCATCAACGGATCAGGTAAGCACAACAACTGGTCGTTAATTACCGATACAGGTAAAAACCTATTATCGCCAGGTAAAACGCCTAAAAATAACCTGATGTTCCTTGCTTTCTTTGTTAACACCATTAAAGCCGTTAGCGAACATGCCGATTTGTTACGTGCAAGTATTGCATCAGTAAGCAACGATCACCGTTTAGGTGCCAACGAAGCTCCACCGGCAATTATTTCTATCTTCCTCGGTTCACAATTGAACGATGTTTTGGATGAAATTGAGCACTCACGCATCAGCAAAAAAATTAAAGAAGATAACGCACTTTGGTTAGGTATTCCTAAAATCCCTCAAATTTTGTTGGATAATACCGATCGTAACCGTACCTCTCCTTTTGCCTTTACCGGAAATAAGTTTGAATTAAGGGCTGTTGGTTCTTCTGCCAACTCTTCTGCGCCAATGACCATCTTAAATGCAATTATGGCCGAGCAGTTAACTAAATTTAAGGTTGAGGTTGACAAACTGATTAAAAAAGGTGATAAAAAAGATATCGCTTTGTTAACAGTAATCAAAAAATACATTAAAGAATCTAAATCTATTCGTTTCGAAGGAAATGGTTACAGCCAGGAGTGGGAAGATGAAGCTGCAACACGTGGTTTATCAAACATCAAAACTACGCCAAAAGCTTTAGATGCTTACTTAACCGAAAAATCGGCCGAGTTATTTGCAACTACCGGAATTTACAGCAGTCGTGAAATTCATGCCCGTCATGAAATCATGCTTGAGAACTTCTACAAAAAGTTACAAATTGAAGCACGTGTAATGGGCGAAGTTGCCAATACTTCGATTATTCCAGCAGCAATTGCTTACCAAAATTCGTTAATCGAAAACGTGAAGGGATTAAAAGAGATTGGTGTAGACAGCAAAACTTCTATTGATATTGTTAAAAAACTATCTGAGCATTTAGATATCGTTAAAACAAATATCGACGCCATGCTTGAAGAACGTAAAGTAACCAACAAAATCGAAGATACACGCGAGAAAGCAATTGCTTACGATGAGAAAGTTAAATCTTACTTCGATACTATCCGCTACCACGCTGATAAATTAGAGCAGATTGTTGATGACAGCGTTTGGCCTTTACCAAAATTCAGAGAATTGTTATTCATGAAATAA